One Pseudochaenichthys georgianus chromosome 4, fPseGeo1.2, whole genome shotgun sequence DNA window includes the following coding sequences:
- the LOC117445265 gene encoding tubulin beta-1 chain-like, with the protein MREIVHLQAGQCGNQIGAKFWEVISDEHGIDPTGTYHGDSDLQLERINVYYNEASGGKYVPRAVLVDLEPGTMDSVRSGPFGQIFRPDNFVFGQSGAGNNWAKGHYTEGAELVDSVLDVVRKEAESCDCLQGFQLTHSLGGGTGSGMGTLMISKIREEYPDRIMNTFSVVPSPKVSDTVVEPYNATLSVHQLVENTDETFCIDNEALYDICFRTLKLTTPSYGDLNHLVSATMSGVTTCLRFPGQLNADLRKLAVNMVPFPRLHFFMPGFAPLTSRGSQQYRSLTVPELTQQMFDAKNMMAACDPRHGRYLTVAAIFRGRMSMKEVDEQMLNVQNKNSSYFVEWIPNNVKTAVCDIPPRGLKMAATFIGNSTAIQELFKRISEQFTAMFRRKAFLHWYTGEGMDEMEFTEAESNMNDLVSEYQQYQDATAEEEGDFEEEGEEEDLA; encoded by the exons atgagggAAATTGTGCATCTTCAAGCCGGCCAGTGCGGCAACCAGATCGGTGCTAAG TTTTGGGAGGTGATCAGTGATGAACACGGTATTGACCCAACTGGTACATACCACGGTGACAGTGACCTGCAGCTGGAGAGGATCAATGTCTACTACAATGAGGCCTCGG GTGGTAAATATGTGCCCCGTGCTGTGCTGGTTGATCTTGAGCCAGGCACCATGGACTCAGTAAGGTCTGGACCTTTTGGCCAGATCTTCAGACCAGACAACTTTGTGTTTG GCCAGAGTGGTGCTGGCAACAACTGGGCCAAAGGTCACTACACAGAGGGTGCAGAGCTGGTGGACTCTGTCCTGGATGTTGTGAGGAAGGAGGCAGAGAGCTGTGACTGCCTTCAGGGCTTCCAGCTTACACACTCCCTGGGTGGTGGTACGGGCTCTGGTATGGGAACCCTGATGATCAGCAAGATCCGTGAAGAGTACCCTGACCGCATCATGAACACTTTCAGCGTGGTGCCTTCCCCCAAAGTATCAGATACTGTTGTTGAGCCCTACAACGCCACACTATCAGTCCACCAGCTTGTAGAAAACACAGATGAGACCTTCTGCATTGACAACGAGGCCCTGTATGACATCTGTTTCCGCACACTCAAGCTCACAACCCCTTCTTACGGTGACCTGAATCACTTGGTCTCTGCAACCATGAGCGGCGTCACCACATGCCTCAGGTTCCCTGGACAGCTCAACGCTGACCTGCGTAAGCTTGCTGTCAACATGGTGCCCTTCCCCCGTCTGCACTTCTTCATGCCAGGCTTCGCCCCCCTCACAAGCAGAGGCAGCCAGCAGTACAGATCCCTTACTGTGCCCGAGCTCACCCAGCAAATGTTTGACGCCAAGAACATGATGGCTGCCTGCGATCCACGTCACGGCCGCTACCTGACAGTGGCTGCCATCTTCCGTGGCCGCATGTCAATGAAGGAGGTTGACGAGCAGATGCTGAACGTGCAGAACAAGAACAGCAGCTACTTCGTTGAATGGATCCCCAACAACGTGAAGACCGCTGTCTGCGACATTCCTCCCCGTGGCCTCAAGATGGCTGCTACCTTTATTGGAAACAGCACTGCCATCCAGGAGCTGTTCAAGCGCATCTCTGAGCAGTTCACAGCTATGTTCAGGAGGAAGGCCTTCCTCCACTGGTACACCGGTGAAGGTATGGATGAGATGGAGTTCACTGAggctgagagcaacatgaatgaCTTGGTGTCAGAGTACCAGCAGTACCAGGATGCCACTGCTGAGGAGGAGGGAGACTttgaagaggagggggaggaagaaGATCTGGCCTAA